From a single Streptomyces rubradiris genomic region:
- a CDS encoding YncE family protein, translating into MAASRTRHLCSVAVALTLALAGPAAAVSAPSAAPDGLREVLFVGNNWDGTADVIRPSGDYAKIGRISVVPDKDARMAEINTDPVKWIYFQAIRNSVGEGHDQFADDMYSTPDGRSVVVSRPSFADVVSIDLADGAVNWRFPVAGYRADHMAVSPDGTRVAVSASTADTVHVLDIATGRQLGSFKTGDKPHENVFSKDGKYLWNMSIGEVNTDLDGPGWDWTKGDRHLTVVDATTFQQVKVIDMRQRLDAFGLEDFSDAVRPAVFSPDESKLYFQVSFFNGFFEYDVATDRITRMKTLPKNPATSEDRTTWVNDSRHHGIAMNPAGTELCVAGTMDDYAAVVDRASLQEGPLVPAAKPYWATVSGDGKDCVVSESGADQVTAIDFATGRKVASVAVGDHPQRVRLGRVPADWTGPAGS; encoded by the coding sequence ATGGCCGCCTCCAGAACCAGGCACCTGTGCTCCGTGGCCGTCGCCCTCACCCTGGCCCTCGCCGGGCCGGCGGCCGCCGTCTCCGCGCCTTCCGCCGCCCCCGACGGCCTGCGCGAGGTGCTGTTCGTCGGCAACAACTGGGACGGCACCGCCGATGTCATCCGGCCCTCCGGTGACTACGCGAAGATCGGCCGGATCAGCGTCGTCCCGGACAAGGACGCGCGGATGGCGGAGATCAACACGGACCCGGTCAAGTGGATCTACTTCCAGGCGATCCGCAACAGCGTCGGCGAGGGGCACGACCAGTTCGCCGACGACATGTACTCCACTCCGGACGGCCGGTCGGTGGTGGTGTCCCGGCCGAGCTTCGCAGACGTGGTCTCCATCGACCTGGCCGACGGGGCGGTCAACTGGCGCTTCCCGGTGGCCGGTTACCGCGCCGACCACATGGCGGTCTCGCCGGACGGCACCCGGGTGGCGGTCTCCGCGTCCACCGCCGACACCGTGCATGTGCTGGACATCGCCACCGGGCGGCAGCTGGGGTCGTTCAAGACCGGCGACAAGCCGCACGAGAACGTCTTCAGCAAGGACGGCAAGTATCTCTGGAACATGTCCATCGGCGAGGTCAACACCGACCTGGACGGCCCGGGCTGGGACTGGACCAAGGGCGACCGGCACCTCACGGTCGTGGACGCCACGACGTTCCAGCAGGTCAAGGTCATCGACATGCGGCAGCGGCTGGACGCGTTCGGGCTGGAGGACTTCTCCGACGCGGTCCGCCCGGCCGTGTTCTCCCCCGACGAGTCCAAGCTCTACTTCCAGGTGTCGTTCTTCAACGGCTTCTTCGAGTACGACGTCGCCACCGACAGGATCACCCGGATGAAGACGCTGCCGAAGAACCCGGCGACCAGCGAGGACCGCACCACCTGGGTCAACGACTCGCGCCACCACGGCATTGCGATGAACCCGGCGGGCACCGAGCTGTGCGTGGCGGGCACCATGGACGACTACGCGGCCGTGGTGGACCGCGCCTCGCTCCAGGAGGGGCCGCTGGTCCCGGCGGCCAAGCCGTACTGGGCGACGGTCAGCGGGGACGGCAAGGACTGCGTCGTCTCCGAGAGCGGCGCCGACCAGGTGACGGCGATCGACTTCGCCACCGGGCGGAAGGTGGCGTCGGTCGCCGTCGGCGACCACCCGCAGCGCGTCCGGCTGGGCCGTGTGCCCGCCGACTGGACCGGCCCCGCCGGTAGCTGA
- a CDS encoding XdhC family protein — MRDILAALDRWYAARLPFGLATVVEVSRSAPRGPGAAMAVGPDGEVVGSVSGGCVEGAVFELAQEAAESGTARLETFGYSDEDAFAVGLTCGGEITVLVRQVTWARDPAFGAVAASVAAGEPVTVATVVDGPAPRGATLAVWSRTAAGGLGTRGLDAAVAADARGELALGATGLRHYGPHGERREDTVTVFVQSFAPPPRMLVFGAIDHAAAVARIGDFLGYRVTVCDARPVFATPRRFPEGVEVVVDWPHRYLRGTPTDARTVICVLTHDPKFDVPVLREALRRPAAYIGAMGSRRTHDDRLRRLAESGLSDAELARLRSPIGLDLGARTPQEVAVSVAAEIVALRWGGTGAPLSRTSGAIHPREAD, encoded by the coding sequence ATGCGTGACATTCTCGCGGCGCTGGACCGGTGGTACGCCGCCCGGCTGCCGTTCGGGCTGGCCACGGTGGTCGAGGTCAGCCGCAGCGCGCCGCGCGGGCCCGGCGCCGCCATGGCGGTCGGCCCGGACGGCGAGGTGGTCGGCAGTGTGTCCGGCGGCTGTGTGGAGGGCGCCGTCTTCGAGCTGGCACAGGAGGCCGCCGAGAGCGGTACGGCCCGGCTGGAGACCTTCGGGTACAGCGACGAGGACGCGTTCGCGGTCGGGCTGACCTGCGGCGGTGAGATCACCGTGCTGGTCCGGCAGGTGACCTGGGCCCGGGATCCGGCGTTCGGCGCGGTCGCCGCGTCCGTCGCCGCCGGTGAGCCGGTCACCGTGGCCACCGTGGTCGACGGGCCGGCGCCGCGCGGGGCCACCCTCGCCGTGTGGTCGCGGACGGCCGCCGGCGGTCTCGGCACCCGGGGGCTGGACGCGGCCGTCGCCGCCGACGCGCGCGGCGAACTCGCCCTCGGCGCGACCGGCCTCAGGCACTACGGGCCGCACGGGGAGCGGCGCGAGGACACCGTGACCGTGTTCGTGCAGTCCTTCGCGCCGCCGCCGCGCATGCTGGTGTTCGGCGCCATCGACCACGCCGCCGCCGTGGCCCGGATCGGGGACTTCCTCGGCTACCGGGTGACCGTGTGCGACGCCCGCCCGGTGTTCGCCACGCCCCGCCGGTTCCCGGAGGGCGTGGAGGTGGTCGTGGACTGGCCGCACCGGTACCTGCGCGGCACGCCCACCGACGCGCGGACGGTGATCTGCGTCCTGACCCACGACCCCAAGTTCGACGTGCCGGTGCTGCGGGAGGCGCTGCGGCGCCCGGCCGCGTACATCGGGGCGATGGGCAGCCGGCGCACCCACGACGACCGGCTGCGCCGCCTGGCCGAGTCCGGCCTCTCCGACGCGGAACTGGCCCGCCTGCGCTCCCCCATCGGGCTGGACCTGGGCGCCCGGACACCGCAGGAGGTGGCGGTGTCGGTGGCGGCGGAGATCGTGGCGCTGCGCTGGGGCGGTACCGGTGCGCCCCTCAGCCGCACGAGCGGGGCGATCCATCCGCGGGAGGCGGACTGA
- a CDS encoding GNAT family N-acetyltransferase — MISSGGIPDVVPAGRMAGHAQPVLDLPDGLRLRPWRPEDAEALLAAGQDPDIRRWNLFTVADAAQARDRIARMHERWRAETGAVWALARPDGPAAGLAGLNDVDLAGGSAELVYWLLPRARGAGLAVAAVRRLTRWALDDLGLHRLRLCHSTANPASCRVAERAGFRYEGTQRSALLHADGWHDQHLHARVAGDAG, encoded by the coding sequence ATGATCTCCAGCGGCGGCATACCCGATGTCGTACCCGCGGGCCGCATGGCCGGCCACGCGCAACCCGTGCTCGACCTGCCGGACGGCCTCCGGCTGCGGCCCTGGCGGCCCGAGGACGCCGAGGCGCTGCTCGCCGCCGGGCAGGACCCCGACATCCGGCGGTGGAACCTGTTCACCGTGGCCGACGCCGCGCAGGCCCGCGACCGGATCGCCCGTATGCACGAACGGTGGCGGGCCGAGACCGGCGCGGTCTGGGCCCTCGCCCGGCCGGACGGCCCGGCGGCCGGACTCGCCGGGCTCAACGACGTGGACCTGGCCGGCGGCAGCGCCGAACTCGTCTACTGGCTGCTGCCCCGGGCCCGCGGCGCCGGCCTCGCCGTGGCGGCGGTCCGCCGGCTCACCCGGTGGGCCCTGGACGACCTGGGACTGCACCGCCTGCGCCTGTGCCACTCCACGGCCAACCCCGCCTCCTGCCGGGTCGCGGAGCGCGCCGGCTTCCGCTACGAGGGCACCCAGCGCAGCGCCCTCCTGCACGCCGACGGCTGGCACGACCAGCACCTGCACGCGAGGGTGGCCGGGGACGCCGGGTAG